GAAAAATCGTGGATAAATTTCTCGCATACCGTTCGTGATTCATTCCAGAAACCGGCATTGAAAGCGGGTTGACCGCAGCAGGTCTGCGATGGATTGTAATGCACATCACAGCCCACCTTCTCCAGCACCTTAACCATATTAAACGCGGTTTGTGGATACAACTGATCCATAAAGCAGGGTATGAATAAACTGACTTTCACGATGTTCCTTTGAAATTCGCGGCTAAAGTAGGCATATCAGCTGTTTATTTATCATCCGGCAAACCTGAATTATGCACGTATGGCCAATGAGTTGTTAGGTTACTGAAGCAGCATAATGATTCTTCACAGTACATACAGACGCTTTCATTTCCCGCGTGCTTAATAAATTTCGATGTGCTGCTTCGGCCTGTAAAAATTTATCTTAGCATTATCATCAATAAACCAATCCGCCGATTCCAGGTTAGCCGATGCTGTGCATTCCTTTTCTACTCACAACCTTTTTATTTTTGCACGCCCTCTTTGCAAACACTGCGGATAGTACTATGTCACCACCTTCCGGTTCTTTTATCGAAATACAACATTACAGCAAGGGACAATATGCCGAAGTTAACGGGCTGCAGATGTACTATGAAATTCACGGGGAAGGATATCCGCTTGTGCTGATTCATGGCGGGGGTTCCACCATCAATACCTCTTTCGGAAGAATCATTCCGCAACTCGCAACATCTCATAAAGTGATTGCCGTGGAGATGCAGGCACATGGGCATACAGCCGACATCAACCGGCCTTTGTCGTTCAGACAGGATGCAGATGATATAGCGGCATTGCTGCATCATCTGCAGATTGGGAAAGCTGACATCTTCGGATTCAGTAACGGAGCAAGCACTACGCTTGAGTTTGCCATCAGGCATCCTGATATGACGAATAAAATTGTCGTTGCCTCCACCTTCTATAAAAAGTCCGGAGCACCGGATTGGTTCTGGGACATGATGAATCATCCGGCATTTGAGGATATGCCACAGGTGTACAAAGATGAATTCCTGAAGATAAACCCGGACACACAGGCACTGCATCGCATGTTTGACAGAGATACAGCGAGAATGCTGTCATTTCCGGAAATACCGGATGAACGGATTGCATCTATCACAGCACCGGCATTGATCATCATTGGCGAGAAAGACGTTGTAACACCTGAACATGCCAGGGAGATGAATCGGTTGATTACCGCTTCAAAACTTTTAATACTGCCCGGTGGTCACGGCGAATACATTGGCGAAATAACTTCACCACAGGTTCCGGTGATTATTGACTCAACGGTAAATATCATACTTGGCTTCCTTGCAGAATGAGCGGTAAAACAGATGACTAATTAAGGCGATTCCCTGCACCGATGCAATTGTGGTAAGGCTGACAACAAGTCTTCCGGATAAAGAGAATTGAATATTTTCGGAATGAAAAAAGAGTAACAGTTGACAATTCATACCCGCTTACCAAGTTGCAGGTAATTTCAAAAAATCAGATTAAGCATGAAAAAAAATAATCATGAAGCTGTAATGAAAAAGACACCTGATAATTTGTATGCACAAACATTCTATCATGGTACAAAAGCCAGCCTGCAGCAGGGTGACCTGATTGAACCCGGTTTTAATTCCAACTATGGCAGCAGGAAGAGAGCTTCATTTATATACCTTACCGCAACCTTAGATGCCGCTACTTGGGGTGCTGAACTTGCACAGGGAGAAGGACGCGGCAGGATTTATATTGTTGAACCAACCGGCCCGATTGAAGATGATCCTAATCTGACCGATAAGAAGTTTCCGGGCAATCCCACCAAATCATACCGCTCGCGACATCCGCTGAAGGTTACCGGTGAAGTTGTTGACTGGAAAGGTCATTCGCCAGAAGCACTCCATGCCATGCAGGAACACCTCCGGCAACTGAAGGAACAAGGAATTGAAGCAATTGAAGATTAAATAAAAGGAGATTGTGCTATGACCAGGCGAAAGAATATACAAAGCATTTCCAGCATTGTGACAACGTGCATGCTATTCCTCTTCTGCATGCAACTGGTGAATTACCCCTTATATGGACAAAGGGTGATTCCGACAACCGATTCTCTAATATTCACCGGACAAGTCCTCCACCCTGTTGCATTCAGGTTAGCTGATCTTGACACTTCCCCCACGAATCATATCAGCTACCTGATCATCTATAACCAATACGGTGAAATAAAAGATACACTGAAAGGTATGAAAGGTATTCCACTGCCAGCATTGCTTGCCGTTGCAAAATACATGTATGATAACCCCATATCCCTCAATTAATTTTACTTTGTATTAATCGCTTCTGATGGTTACAAAGTTGTATTTAGCCGGAATGAAATCTATACTACAAGTATTGGCAACAGCTGTTTTATTCTTACCGAGATGGGAGGAAAAAAACTCATTGACCTTGACCAAAGGATATTATTTATTTCAGCAGCGGATATGAAGTCAGGGAGAAGATATGTCAAAGGTCTTCAAAAAATCGAAGTCAGGCGTGTGGAATGATGCATCCTTTACGTGACTGCATAAAGCTATTCAGCCGGATGTATCATCCTGAGAGTAAATCCACATGCCGTTATTCTTCTGTGGTCACCAACTTTCCAGTAATAAAACAAAAGCTCATCCCGGCTTTCCACCGCTGCAATAAATAAACCATCAACTTAAAAGTATAAATTCCTAAATAAGAATTATTATCTTTACGGAATTATCATTAGTCAGTCAAGATGTATGACAATATCAGGACACTGCTGAAAGAAAACGGACTAAAGGTAACTCCGCAACGTGTTGCAATTTTCGAAGCTATCGTCAGCCTGAACAATCATCCTACCGCAGAAAATATCATTGACTACATCAGGCGCAAGCATCCTAACATTTCTGTGGGCACCGTTTATAAAGTATTGGATTCCCTGGTGGAGAGGCAATTGCTGAAGCGGGTAAAAACTGAAAAAGATATCATGCGTTACGATGCAGTCTTATCTCATCACCATCATTTGTATTGCGCGGAAACAGATCGAATAGAAGATTATGAAGATGACAGGCTGAACGAACTGATCAACGCCTATTTCAAGAAAAACAAGATTAAGAATTTCAGGATACATGACATTAAACTGCAGATCACAGGCAGATTCAACAATCACTAACATAAATCTATCACTATGAGTAACGTACATGAACCTAAGTGCCCGGTAAATCACGGACAGAGCGCGCCGGTAGGCGGCATGGGAACTTCCAATAAAGACTGGTGGCCCAACAGGCTTAACCTCAATATTCTTCGCCAGCATTCATCGCTGTCTGATCCGATGGACAATGATTTCAACTATGCAGAAGAATTTAAGAAGCTGGATTTAAGTGCTGTCAAGAAAGACCTCTTTCAACTGATGACCACTTCCCAGGATTGGTGGCCGGCTGACTATGGCCATTATGGCCCGTTATTCATTCGTATGGCATGGCACAGTGCTGGCACTTACAGAATTGCTGACGGTCGTGGCGGTGCCGGCACCGGCAATCAACGCTTTGCTCCGTTAAACAGCTGGCCTGACAATACCAACCTCGATAAAGCCCGTTTCCTGCTGTGGCCCATCAAACAAAAATATGGCAAACAACTCTCCTGGGCCGATCTCATGATTTTGGCCGGAAACTGCGCGCTGGAGTCGATGGGATTCAAAACTTTTGGATTCGCCGGAGGGCGTGAAGATATCTGGGAACCCGAGCAGGATATTTACTGGGGAAAGGAGACCGAGTGGCTGGGCGACAAACGTTACAGCGGCGACAGGGCGTTGGAAAATCCACTGGCTGCAGTACAGATGGGACTGATCTATGTAAATCCGGAAGGACCGAATGGAAATCCTGATCCCGTGGCTTCCGGCAGGGATATCAGGGAAACTTTTGCCCGCATGGCCATGAACGACGAAGAAACAGTGGCGCTAGTTGCCGGCGGCCATACCTTTGGCAAAGCACACGGCGCCGCAAGCGCAACTAATGTAGGCCGCGAACCTGAAGGCGCCGCCATTGAAGAACAAGGACTGGGCTGGAAAAACAGTTTTGGCTCCGGCAAGGGCGATGACACCATCACGAGCGGTATTGAAGGTGCATGGAAGCCCAACCCTACCACGTGGGACAACGGATATTTTGAAACATTATTTAAATACGACTGGAAGCTGATTAAAAGCCCTGCAGGCGCTCATCAATGGATTCCGACGGATGCATCGGCAGCCACCCTCGTTGTGGATGCGCATGATAAAACGAAACGCCATCCGCCGATGATGACAACGGCAGATATGGCATTGAAGATGGATCCCATTTATGAACCCATTTCCAGGAAATTCAAGGATGATTTCAATGCTTTCGCAGATGCCTTTGCAAGAGCCTGGTTTAAGCTGACGCACAGGGATATGGGTCCGCGTGCCCGTTACCTCGGAACAGAAGTGCCTGCTGAAGTTTTAATATGGCAAGACCCCATTCCGGAAGTTAAGCATGCATTAATCAACGATGCTGACGTGGCCGCATTAAAAGCGAAGCTCATCAATGCAGGACTGACTGTCGCTGAATTGGCAGGAACAGCCTGGGCATCAGCAGCTACCTTCCGTGGTTCTGATAAGCGTGGCGGTGCCAATGGTGCACGCATTCGTTTGGCGCCTCAAAACAGCTGGGAAGTGAATAATCCGGTTCAACTGAAAAAGGTATTGACGAAACTGGAAAGCCTGCAAAAAGAGTTCAACGATACAGCCGGCGGCAATAAAAAAGTTTCCCTCGCAGATCTCATTGTGCTGGGAGGATGCGCAGCAATTGAAAAGGCCGCCAAAGCTGCCGGTTTTGAAATTACAGTTCCTTTCATGGCAGGCCGTGCTGATGCCACTGCTGATCAAACCGACATAGAATCATTCAGGGTATTAGAACCGAAGGCTGATGGTTTCAGGAATTATCAGCAAAGCTCCATCGCTCATATACCAGCAGAAGTTTTGCTGATTGATAAGGCGCAATTGCTGACGCTGACCATTGCGGAAATGACCGTTTTAATCGGCGGCATGCGTGTGCTGTCTGCCAATTATGATGGATCAGACAAAGGCGTTTTCACCGATCGAAAAGAGACACTGACAAACGATTTCTTTGTGAACCTTCTGCATTTGGGCACTGCCTGGAAAGCTGTTTCGCAAACAGGTGATTTGTTTGAAGGAGCTGACCGCACCACCGGGAAAATGAAATGGAGGGCCACACGGACGGACCTCATTTTTGGATCCAATTCAGAATTACGTGCTGTAGCGGAAGTTTATGCCTGTGCCGACAGCAGGGAAAAATTTGTGCATGATTTTGTCGCTGCCTGGAATAAGGTGATGAACCTTGACAGATTCTGAGGTCGGCTGGCTAACAACTGTATTGTAGCATCCTTAAACAGAAAACCGGAAAGAGCCGAGATCTCTTTCCGGTTTTATTATTAATCGCATTTGTATTTCCGCTTACCTGATTGTGATGTGCAATGCAACCTCATATGTCGCTGACAGATTCAGCCAACATACACCCTGATGTGGAAGGTTGAGGGGATTATGCATGTGTTTAATAACTTTACGCTCAGCCATATAAATTAATAGGCAAAAAAGATGCGCCTGTTCATCAATCTTCTGCTGCTCTTAGTGATTGCTGCAACATCCTGCAAAAAAGATACTGCCGGAGAACCTTTGGTGAATACCATAAGCGGCGATTACAAGGGATTGCTGCTCTCAGTAACCTATCAAACATATACAGGAATCACCACTATTGATACTTTGCAAACTGATCTTACTGTTCAATGCACTTATAACAACATTGATTCTCTTTACTTACACTCTTCAGAAGCCATCTTTAATAACAAGGTATTGGCCGAATCAGTTATTGCTGATACCGGCAACGCACACTACGGAGATGATAAGTCATTCTTCAAAGAGCCGTCGCCGGCTGACACCAGATTTTTCTACCTTGGATATAATCAAACAGCAGTAGACAGCATATTTATCAATTCCTATCTGCCTCCATCAGGTTCCTGGAATACACAACTGTATTACTATGGCAGGAAAATGTGAGCCATAACCATTTGCGCTTGCTCCTGCTTCGTTGCCGCTATTCTAAATTCCATCAGCAACTTCAGAATTGATCCTGCTGCTGTTTCCTGTGCAAAGCGAGTTGGTTGTCCCATGTTTATGGTATTGAATTCCGCAGTGTGCATGCCAATATTTGTGCATTGATAATTCACCTAAACATTAACTCATGAAACACTCAATTAAAATTCTTTCCATCACACTGATCATAATTATCAGTGCTGTAAATGCACAGGCACAATGGAGTCTTTCCGGCAATGTACTCACCGGCAATGAGAAACTTGGTTCAACCAACTCCGCAGATGTTAAAATTGTTTCCAATAACAATACACGGATGACTGTTAAATCAAATGGCAAAGTTGGTATTGGCATCACTTCCCCTTCAGCAAGACTGGAAGTCAAATACAACAGCACTACCACCGATCCCACTCTTTTGCTCACTGAATCTGAAAATGACTATTCCAGATTAAACTTCCAGAATAGCACCAACTCAAATTACTGGAGCATCGCCGGCTATACCAATGCATCCAACAGCTTATCCAAACTAAGCTTTAATAATAATGTTATCGGCAACCTCATGACGCTTTCCGGTGACGGCAAGATAAATATTGGAGGCCCCGCCGCCAGCTATACGATGACCAGCATCAATAACAATAACAACAGTGAACAGACGGTGGATATCGGCGGTGGCTACCGGGCACTCAATGTGCATACCCGTGGCGTGGAAACACTTGGGTATGGAGATTCTTCGGCAGTTGCTGCAACATTTACAGCAGATAATTCCAACTCGTACGACAACATCGGATTACAGGTGTATGCCAAGAATGCTTCAAACACTAATGCCTTCTACCCTATCAATACAGGGATGTATTGCAGCGGCGTTAGTAACTACACCGTAAGCTACGGAGGTGTTAACACCGGTATCAACTGCTTTGGCTCCGGCAAAGGCGCTACCAATTACGGGCTTTACGCATCTGCAGATTATGCCAATACGAACTATGCCATATATGGCACTTATTATTCCGGCTCTTCAGGAACGAAGTATGCCGGTTACTTCAACGGCAACATCGGTGGCACAGGCATCTTCTCTTACACTTCAGATGAAAAGCTGAAGAAGGATATTAAACCGGATTACGGATTGATGGAAAAGATCATGCAGCTGAAACCCAGCCATTATTCTTTCAAAACAGATGAATTTGGGGCCATGAATCTCGCAGACGGGCTACACCACGGACTCATCGCACAGCAACTCAACGAGGTCTTTCCGGAACTGGTAAGTGAACAGGTTTTCCCTGAACAATATGACCTGCAGTCACATAAAGTTAAACAAGCGGCGGTTACTTATCTGGGTGTAAACTATATTGAACTGATTCCTATTCTCATCAGTGGCATGCAGGAGCAACAGGAACAGATAAAGTTGCTCACAAATGAAATCGCCGAACTGAAATCCATGTCTTGTAGTTTACCTGCTTCAAAAACTACAACTGAAGCTATAGCTTCAGGATCTTATCTTTTGCAAAATGTACCGAATCCGGTTATGCAGGTGAGCACGATCAATTATGTGATTGCTGCCAATGTGAAGACTGCTTCTATAATTGTAAGAAACATCACAGGTAATGCAGTAAGGTCATTCGATAATCTGGCGGCAGGAGCCGGTTCAGTTTCATTTGCTGCAGGTTCACTGCCTGGCGGAATGTATACCTACACGCTGATGATTAACGGAATGCCGGTTGAAACCAGGAATCTTGTGATAGTCAAGTAACAGTAAACATATTTTATACCCGGTCCCCGTTGCAGGCCTTTTGCCCGCTTCGGGGATTTTTATTTGTGTTAAGGGTTATTAATCCCGGCAACCGGTGAAATTCTTCGCATCATCATTACAAAAATCTGTGGTGCAGAAAACATTGCCTCATAATTAAGTGTTTTATTTGCACACCGGCATCGGAATAATAAGCTCAGTACATTTGAAATTATTAGAGGCAATCTCAAAATACCCGGAGTCATCCTGTCCCTATTAATCGGGTTCAGGATCTCTTTAATTCATTGAAATATGCCGAAATTAATTCGGTATGACAGCATTGATTGCCAATTTTGAGATAGCTTATAGTGAATCACAACTACACTGAAATAGCAAAAGCTGGTAATAGATATTTCTACTTGACACAGTTAACAATCAAAAAAAATTAAAACAGATGCAAACTATCATAGGCGCAGGTGGTGCAATCGGAAAAGACCTTGCCAGGTTCCTCCGTGATTACACCGACAGTATTAAGTTAGTCAGCAGGAATCCGGTCAAAGTCAATGACACCGATATCCTTCAGCCGGCCGATGTCAATGACCCTTCGCAAATTCATGCTGCCATTGCCGGCAGTGAGGTTTGCTATGTAGCATTAGGATTTGCGTATAAGCTGAAAGTATGGAGAGAGAAGTGGCCGGCTTTTATGCATCATGTAATCGAAGCTTGCATCCGTAATCAAACCAGGCTTGTTTTCTTTGATAACGTTTATGCCTTAGATAAAGATCATATCGGCAGGATTACCGAATCATCGCCAATCAATCCAATCAGTAAAAAAGGCGCCGTGCGTGCAGCTGTTGACCGTATGATACTGGAACAGGTAGAGAAAGGAAAGCTACAGGCCATTATTGCAAGGGCGCCTGACTTTTTCGGCCCCTACGATAAGCAAAAGAGCATGATGATGAATACCGTGTATGATAACCTGGTGAAAGGGAAAACCGCGCAGTGGTTCTGCAATGCGGATGTAATACATTCGATGGGTTTCACCCCTGATCTCGCCAGGGGATTTGCAATGCTCGGTAATACTGCAGATGCATATAACCAGGTATGGAACCTGCCGGTTAACAGCGAGGCGCTTACCGGCCGCGAATGGGTGAAATTATTCGCTGCGGAAATGAAAACTTCGGATAAGGTAACAACTGTGCCGCTGTGGATGATAAAACTTCTTGGTGTATTTGTACCCATATTGCGGGAGATGCCGGAAATGATGTACCAGTTTGACCGGCCTTATTTCTTTGATTCGAGCAAGTTTTTAAAGCGTTTTAATTACACACCTGTCAGCAATAAAGAAGCAGTAAGGCAGGCAATAGCTGCATTTAGGCAGCCATCATAAGCTGAATATTCATGCAATTAACAGATGCTTGAAAACTTATGCAGCCAGAGATTTTTCCTTTTTTACATTGTATAGAAAAAGGATTCCGACAATAAAAAAAAGGATGAGTGCCAGCACCGAATTGCGCATATTGCCTGTAATCTCAAGTATCAGCCCGTACACAGCCGTACCAAATACCGTAGCCAGTTTCTCGGTAACATCATAAAAACTGAAAAATGAAGCGGTATCTTTTGTTGGCGGCACAAGTTTAGAATAAGTACTGCGCGACATGGATTGTATCCCTCCCATCACCATGCCAACCATAAATGCGATTCCATAGAACTGATATTCGTTGCTTACCAGATACGCCGCAATGCATATCACAATCCAGATCAGTATGGCAATATTCAGGCTCCTGATGTTTCCATATTGTTTTGAAATCCGCGAAAAAAGGTACGCACCCGCAACCGCCACGAGCTGAATAATGAGCACCGTGACGATCAGTTTTGTCTGATCGAGCTTCAGTTCATCCGTTCCGAATATGGTGGCCAGGTACATCACCGTCTGCACGGCACTGTTGTAAAAGAAAAAAGCGATGAGGAAGCTCTTCAGTGACTTATAATGCCGTAGCTGATACCATACCTTCTGCAGTTCATGGTAACCGCCGAAGAGTGAATTCATTGTCAGCTTTTTTTCCGGTGTTATATCGTCTTCAACAGGAGGAATGTATTTGAATCTTTTCAGGGCATAAAAAGATATCTGCGCAAATCCGGCCCACCATGCTCCGACCATCACAAAAGAAATTCTGGTCGGCAGTGATTCATCGCTAAAACCAAACTGATCGTAAAACATGATCATTATAAGATTAATGATGAGCAACAATACACTGCCTATATAACCCATCGAAAACCCACGTGCGCTCACATGATCCTGATCCTTTTCATCCACAATCTCCTTCAGGAAAGCATTGTAATAAACGATGCTGCCTGCAAAACCCACACTGGCCAATACAAAAAAAGTGATCCCGAAATTCATGTTGGAACCGGTAAACCAAAAGAGGGCAATGCAACTGGCAGCGCCGAGGTAGCAGAAAAACTTCATGAAGGAGAGTTTGTTGCCCCTGAAGTCGGCAATGGAAGAAAGTAACGGTGCAATCAGCGCCACGATGAGAAATGAAACAGACAAAGCATAAGAGTACAATGCGTCGTTCACATACTCACGCCCCAGGAAATTTACCGTGCCATTGTTTATACCATTGGTTACCGTCATATAATAGATAGGAAAGATGGCTGTGGCAATAGTGAGCGAGTAGACTGAATTCGCCCAGTCATACATGGTCCAGCTGCTGATCAGCTTCCTGTCATTGCGTAAGTATACTTTGCTCATAACGGTGTTTGACTTTACACAATATCGCATCTTTTGCGGTGAAATGAAATTGCCGGCATGAACTGAAATGCTGCCACGGCACCATAAACAGGTTTATCCGGAATGAACGGTTATTCTTTAAATAAGTGAAACCAGATTATGCCATTATTTGCGCCTTAACTTTTCCTTCCCAAAATCCACAGGATCAGGGAATGGCGCTTCCTGCATGGTGGAGGTAAATATGTTGTCAATAAAATTCCATTTGCCGTGTTTCCACGAAAACGCATCGTAAGAACCATCCGGCACATAGGTGAATGGCAGATCCTTCGTGGACGGATCCTGTGGAATGAGGTGGTCAAACGTGATCATCTGCAGATCGGCATCGTAGTTCAGGGAAACCTCCGCATCCTTCTTGTATTCGAGCATGAACCTCTTTATGTCATTGCGTTCCGAATGCTTGCCGAAATCAAAAATGGCAGCACCGAAAACAGGTTCCTTTTCTTTGGTAAATGACAAAACCTCCAACACCTTTTTATTGCTTCTCAGGTTGTTACCGTCCCATCCGAAGAGCATAAAGTATTTCTTTCCGTGTCCTTTAACAGTCAGCATCCTGTAATACAAAGCGCCATACCATCGCTCGCTGTTGGTAATGGTATCTTCAGGATGCAGCATGTTATCGGAGTAGTCATATAACGGAAACAGTTTCAATTCCGCATCATCGCGCAATTGAATGGCACCAAAATATCGTTGCTTGCCGGAAGCCAGCGGAAGCTGCCAGTTGAATATCCGGAAAGATTTATCATCCGCTACAAGGATGGAAATCCTCTTCAGTGAATCAAACGGGTAATCAAAGGAGCCCGGCAGCTGCAAGGCATTTACCAGCTTCCTGATGAAACTGTAACAGGCATTTTGCCGGATACCCTGCTCACCGCCGTCGAGTATTATGTCACTCAGCTGTCTTAATGAATCTTCATACTGCATTAAGTGCTGTGTATTTTCAGGCGTGCGTTGTGCCAGTAATGGAGGACTGAATAAAACCGAGAACAGCATCATCAATGCGGTGAAAAAAACAGGTTGCAAGAGATGCCGGATGGGAAAATGATCTGCCTTTCCTTTCCTGTCGGCATTCCTCCCATCGTCAGAATTTTTATACAGCAATTCTCTCAACTCAAATCAGATTAGACAAAAAGAAAACGTTGCAATGCTGCGATTATTGGAAAACATTATTGAACGGCTAAATTAGTAAAAGGTAATGGTCAGCAGTTATTGTCCATGCGCAAACAATCATGGCGGTACTCACTTCCTGCGGTGAATAGCGCTCTAACCCGGAAATATCAGTTTGATTCAGCAGCATACGCCCGGACAATAATTTACGACCTAACCTGTAAAATGAACATGTATAAAATCTGATTGCCGGAAGCCGGTGATACCATTCGGGAGCAGTGGTAATCGATAGTTTACATCCGGACATCAGGAAGAAACGAGTGTTGTACCCGCTTACTTAACTGTCTTTTTCCAATCCCGAAAAAGATAAATCCCCCACAGCACTTCATTGATCTGCAGTGTTGCATAACCAGCATATAACGACCATCCCAAAGTGGTATCATTCAGATGAACGTCTATATAAACCATGGAAAAACAGATACTGGGCAGCAGTGCAAGCAGCTTAAGCCACATGGGATACATTGCACACCAAAACATAAAAATCAGTGCAGGAATCATAGGCATTGCCATGGTCGCCTCCCGCTCAACATTTATCCCTGATTTGCTGAGTGCTGCCAATGAAATACCATGGGCTATACCCAGCAAAATATAGGCTGATGCCGATACATGCTGTCCACGTATTCCGGTGTACCTGCCGGCCATTACGGAAGCAGAGATGGCGAACGCATTTCCGATCTGATAAAGCAGCAGTTGCTCTGTTGATGCAACATTAAACAGGAAACCAATCCAGCCACATAACAGGTTGCAGCAGTATCCGATCAAGATTATTACTACAAGACTCTTATTCTCCCACTCGCTCTTATTCATGTTGCAATCTTTTTCAGTTATAGATAAGCTTCAAGATCAGATCAGAATACTGATTTAGCAGCAGGCCTGTCTTAAAAAATTCAACCGGCAGACCTGTTATTCATTACCTTATCATAAGCATGAAATCCATTCATCACCAGCTATTTACAATCATAGTCAGTGGTTTGAATATGTTTCAGCGTGACACAAAAAGCAGGATCACTGCCCGGGAATCAATTCTTCCATCTTTCAAGTTTGGCAATACCCTTTGCAAAGTAACCTGCAAGAAAACCCGGGAATCCCATTTCCTTCATCTTACCCTTTACGAACTCCTGCATTTTGCCAAGTGTCCAATCAGGGTTTTTAAACTGCCCTTTTTCATAGCAGTAAGCACAATACATTTTGCTGATGGAACCATCGGCATCGGTGCCACCACCGCCCGGAGATTTTTTCAGCGGCATACCGCAACTCTGGCAATTTTTATATGTCTTTTCCATGGTAGTAGTTTTGGTTACTGCAAAATTAAGCGACTATCGGTGATCCTGGTGATATTACGAGCTATCTCAAAACAGGTAATCAATGCAATCATGCCGGATTTATTCCGGCAGCTGTCAAATAATGGAAGATATCCTGATCCAGATTAATCAGGACAGGATAATTTCAGGTATTTTGAGATAGTTTCTATCAAATATAGGAGATTGCAGCTATGCACCAACCTTAATGGCCGGCATTTTCCACGTACCGTTCAAGAATTCTTCCTTAGGCCAGTATAGACGCATCGTAACACT
The DNA window shown above is from Chitinophagales bacterium and carries:
- a CDS encoding zinc ribbon domain-containing protein, translating into MEKTYKNCQSCGMPLKKSPGGGGTDADGSISKMYCAYCYEKGQFKNPDWTLGKMQEFVKGKMKEMGFPGFLAGYFAKGIAKLERWKN
- a CDS encoding MFS transporter, whose protein sequence is MSKVYLRNDRKLISSWTMYDWANSVYSLTIATAIFPIYYMTVTNGINNGTVNFLGREYVNDALYSYALSVSFLIVALIAPLLSSIADFRGNKLSFMKFFCYLGAASCIALFWFTGSNMNFGITFFVLASVGFAGSIVYYNAFLKEIVDEKDQDHVSARGFSMGYIGSVLLLIINLIMIMFYDQFGFSDESLPTRISFVMVGAWWAGFAQISFYALKRFKYIPPVEDDITPEKKLTMNSLFGGYHELQKVWYQLRHYKSLKSFLIAFFFYNSAVQTVMYLATIFGTDELKLDQTKLIVTVLIIQLVAVAGAYLFSRISKQYGNIRSLNIAILIWIVICIAAYLVSNEYQFYGIAFMVGMVMGGIQSMSRSTYSKLVPPTKDTASFFSFYDVTEKLATVFGTAVYGLILEITGNMRNSVLALILFFIVGILFLYNVKKEKSLAA